GTGGCCCAGACGCTGGTCAAGGACCGCTTCCTGCTGAGCGCGCGCACGGCGATCGCGCAGCAGCGTCATGACCACCAGTTTGGCGAGACCCTCGAACGCGATCGTCACGACACCGTGTTCGGTGAGGTCACGCTGCGCGGTTCAGCCGGCCAGCACACCTGGGTCGCCGGTGCCGCGATCGAGCGCGAGGCCTACCGCGCCGCTGACCTGCCCCGGTTCGACTTCACCTACATCGTGCCCGGCGTCTTCGTGCAGGATGATGTGACCCTGACCGACTGGATGTCGATCAGTGCGAGCGCGCGGCTGGATCATCACAGTGAGTACGGCACCTTCGTCAGTCCACGCGTGTCGGCGCTGGCGCGGGCGGGGGCGTGGAACGCGCGCCTGTCGGCCGGCACCGGCTTCTTCGGGCCGTCGCCGCTCACCGAAGAAACCGAAGCCGCCGGCCTGTCGCGCCTGCAGATTCCCCGGTCCCTGCAGGCGGAGGAAGGGCGGAGCATGTCGTTCGACATTACCCGCACCGACGGTCCCGTGTCCTATACCTTCACGCTCTTCAACTCGCGCGTGGACCACCCCATCCACGTGGACTACGGTGAGAACAGCCTGGTGCTGACCAACCTGGCGGAGCCCACGAACAACACCGGCGTGGAGCTGCTCGGCACGCTGCGGCAGGAACCGTTCTCGCTGACGGGCAGCTACACCTACGTGCGCGCGCGTGAGCAGGTGAGCGGCGTGCTCGATGACGTGCCGCTGACGCCCCGGCACAGTGCGGGGGTGGTCGGCATGTGGGAACGCGACGACGTTGGCCGCGTCGGCGTCGAGTGGTACTACACCGGCGTCCAGCGCCTCGAACACAACCCGTATCGCACCACGAGCGAGCCGTACATGCTCGTGGGACTGATAGCCGAGAAGCAGTTCGGCCGCCTCCGGGTGTTCGTGAACGGCGAGAACCTGACCGGCGTGCGCCAGACCACGTGGGACCCGCTGCTGCGCCCCGGCCGCGCGCCCGATGGCCGCTGGACCGTCGATGCGTGGGCGCCGCTCGACGGACGCACGGTCAATGGTGGCGTGCGGCTGATGTTCTAGGCGCCACGGACCGGCGCGCCTCGGCGTGTCAGAGCGTGCCGTCGTCGCTACAATAGTGGGATGGATAGAGCGACGGCACGTGAAACCCTCGGGTTCCAGACGGAGGTCAAACAACTCCTCCACCTGATGGTCCATTCTCTCTACGGCAACAAGGAGATTTTCCTGCGCGAGCTCGCGTCGAACGCGTCGGACGCCGCCGACAAGCTGCGGTTCGAGGCGATCAGCGAACCCGCCCTGTTCGAAAACGATCCCGACGTCGGCATCCGCGTCACGTTCGATGTCGCGGCGCGGACCATCACCGTGTCGGACAACGGCATCGGGATGTCGCGGCAGGAGGTCATCGACCAGATCGGCACCATTGCCAAGTCCGGCACGCGCGAGTTCGTCCAGCAGCTCACGGCCGACCGCGCCAAGGACGCCAACCTGATCGGGCAGTTCGGGGTCGGCTTCTATTCGGCCTTCATCGTGGCCGACCGCGTGACGCTGCTGACGCGCCGCGCCGGCACCGCCGCCGGCCACGGCGTGAAGTGGGAAAGCACGGGCGAGGGTGATTACTCGATCGAGCCGATCGAGAAGGCCACCCGGGGCACCGACGTCATCCTGCACCTGCGGCCGGACGAGGACGAGCTGCTGTCAGGCCCGCGACTGCGCCAGGTCCTGCGCAAGTATTCGGACCACATCACCGTGCCCATTCTCATGAAGAAGGAGGCGTGGGACGGCGACGCCAAGAGGCAGGTGCTGACCGACGAGGACGAGCAGGTCAACCAGGCCTCTGCACTGTGGGCCAGGCCCAAGTCGGAGATCACCGGCGAGCAGTACGACGAGTTCTACAAGCACATCGCCCACGACTTCGAGCCGCCGCTGGCGCGAGTGCATGCCAGGGTCGAGGGCCGCCAGGAATATACGCAGCTGTTCTTCATCCCGGCCCGGGCGCCCTTCGACTTGTGGGAGCGCGATCGGCGCCACGGCGTCAAGCTCTACGTTCGCCGCGTCTTCATCATGGACGATGCGGAGGACCTGATGCCGGCGTACTTGCGGTTCGTCCGCGGCATCATCGATGCGACGGACCTGCCGCTGAACGTCTCACGCGAGATCCTGCAGCAGTCGCGCGACGTCCAGAACATCAAGTCGGCATCCACCAAGCGCGTCCTCGGCATGCTCGACGACCTCGCGGCGAAGGAGCCGGACAAGTACACCACCTTCTGGGCCACCTTCGGCCGCGTCCTCAAGGAAGGCACTGCCGAAGATCCGGCCAACCGTGACCGCATTGCCCCGTTGCTGCGCTTTGCCTCGACCCACGACGGCAGCGAGGCGCAAACGGTGTCGCTGCCCGACTATGTCGGCCGGATGAAAGAGGGCCAGGCAGCGATCTACTACATCACCGCGGACGGCTTCGCCGCCGCGAAGAACAGCCCGCACCTCGAGATCTTCCGCAAGCGCGGCGTCGAGGTGCTGCTGATGTACGACCGAATTGACGAGTGGACCGTGTCGTCGCTCACGCAGTTCGCGGGCAAGCCGCTCCATTCGGTCGCGAAGGGCGATCTCGACCTGGGCACGCTTGGCGGCGAGGCGGCGACGGAGGAGGCCGCCAAGCCGGCGGCGGACGAGCAGCCGCTGCTCGATCGCATGCAGACGGCGCTGAAGGATCGCGCCCGTGCCGTGCGCACCACCGCACGGCTGACCGAATCGCCGGCCTGTCTCGTCAGCGACGAAGACGGCATGAGCATGAATCTCGAGCGAATGCTGAAGGCGGCGGGCCAGCCCGTGCCAGGCACCCATCCAGTGCTCGAGATCAACCCGGGCCACCCCATCATCAAGCGCCTCACGGCCGAGGCCGACGAGGCCCGCTTCGCCGACTGGAGCCACATCCTGTTCGATCAGGCCATGCTGGCCGAAGGCGGACAGCTGGAGGACCCGGCCGGGTTCGTCAGGCGGCTGAACGGGCTGATGCTGACGCTGGCCGGCGAGGGCTGATCGGGCGAGCCGCCATTGACCGAGACGATCGTGAGGGGAATGGTCGGCAGAGTGATTCGCACTGTGGACGGCGCGCAGCGCCGGACACTCGGCCCGAATCCTTGCTCGACGCCAATCGAGCGAGACGCGAGTTGAGAGTTGAAGATTGGCGGAGAGAAAGGGATTCGAACCCTTGGTACAATTTCTTGTACACACGCTTTCCAAGCGTGCTCCTTCAACCACTCGGACATCTCTCCGTTCGACTTGCGCCGATACCTGCCGCTCGCTCACGCCAGGCCGTTCAAGTGGGGGATTAACAGCTTACCGTGAGGAAACAAGTCGGCTCAATGACGAAAGGCGGGCGTTCCGGCCGATTGTTGACCGCTGTGCCCAAATCGGGCATGATTAAACCCATATTGGGTATGTCTGTCGGACCACCTCGAACACGGCGAAAAAGCCTGGCGGATGCGCTGTTTACCAAGACTCAGCAGCGCGTCATGCGTGTGCTGTTCAGTCAGCCTGAGCGGAGCTTCTATGCCTCCGAACTGATTCGCGATGCTGGTACGGGCTCGGGCGCCGCGCAACGCGAATTGGCGCGGCTTGAGGCGAGCGGGCTAATCGTCGCCCGACGAATTGGGAATCAGAAGCATTATCAGGCCAACCCAGCCTCACCGCTGTATTCGGAATTGCGGAACATCGTGTTGAAGACGGTGGGCCTGGCCGAACCGCTGCGCGATGCGCTCAAACCGTTGGCGGCGGCCATTCGCGCCGCTTTCGTCTATGGTTCTGTGGCCAAGGCCACCGATCAATCGGCCAGCGACATCGATCTGATGATCGTCAGCGACGGTCTCACATACGGCGACGTCTTCGGGGCTCTCGAGAAGGTCACGCGCGCGGTGGGCCGGAAGGTCAACCCGACGGTGTATACCGCCTCCGAATTCTCAAAGCGCGCACGAGCGGGGGACGCATTCATGACGCGAGTGCTCGAGCAGCCGAAAATCTGGGTGATTGGATCCGAGGATGACCTCACCCTCGCCGCTT
This genomic interval from Acidobacteriota bacterium contains the following:
- a CDS encoding TonB-dependent receptor codes for the protein MEEFVEVSATRTGKRLEDQPMRVEVLEREEIEEKMLMTPGDIVMMLNEMGGMRVQATSPSLGAASVRIQGMRGRYTRFLSDGLPLFGEQVGALSLLQIPPMDLSQVEVIKGVASSLYGAGAMGGVVNLVARRPAAEAQQEFLVNRSTRGATDAVAWLGQPLSHGWGFTLLAGGHWQDQADVNDDAWADLPGYSRGIVRPRLTWDNGKGSTFFATSGVTIENRTGGTMPGQGLPSGAGPYVEALDTGRWDAGAVAQTLVKDRFLLSARTAIAQQRHDHQFGETLERDRHDTVFGEVTLRGSAGQHTWVAGAAIEREAYRAADLPRFDFTYIVPGVFVQDDVTLTDWMSISASARLDHHSEYGTFVSPRVSALARAGAWNARLSAGTGFFGPSPLTEETEAAGLSRLQIPRSLQAEEGRSMSFDITRTDGPVSYTFTLFNSRVDHPIHVDYGENSLVLTNLAEPTNNTGVELLGTLRQEPFSLTGSYTYVRAREQVSGVLDDVPLTPRHSAGVVGMWERDDVGRVGVEWYYTGVQRLEHNPYRTTSEPYMLVGLIAEKQFGRLRVFVNGENLTGVRQTTWDPLLRPGRAPDGRWTVDAWAPLDGRTVNGGVRLMF
- the htpG gene encoding molecular chaperone HtpG; the encoded protein is MDRATARETLGFQTEVKQLLHLMVHSLYGNKEIFLRELASNASDAADKLRFEAISEPALFENDPDVGIRVTFDVAARTITVSDNGIGMSRQEVIDQIGTIAKSGTREFVQQLTADRAKDANLIGQFGVGFYSAFIVADRVTLLTRRAGTAAGHGVKWESTGEGDYSIEPIEKATRGTDVILHLRPDEDELLSGPRLRQVLRKYSDHITVPILMKKEAWDGDAKRQVLTDEDEQVNQASALWARPKSEITGEQYDEFYKHIAHDFEPPLARVHARVEGRQEYTQLFFIPARAPFDLWERDRRHGVKLYVRRVFIMDDAEDLMPAYLRFVRGIIDATDLPLNVSREILQQSRDVQNIKSASTKRVLGMLDDLAAKEPDKYTTFWATFGRVLKEGTAEDPANRDRIAPLLRFASTHDGSEAQTVSLPDYVGRMKEGQAAIYYITADGFAAAKNSPHLEIFRKRGVEVLLMYDRIDEWTVSSLTQFAGKPLHSVAKGDLDLGTLGGEAATEEAAKPAADEQPLLDRMQTALKDRARAVRTTARLTESPACLVSDEDGMSMNLERMLKAAGQPVPGTHPVLEINPGHPIIKRLTAEADEARFADWSHILFDQAMLAEGGQLEDPAGFVRRLNGLMLTLAGEG
- a CDS encoding transcriptional regulator, whose translation is MSVGPPRTRRKSLADALFTKTQQRVMRVLFSQPERSFYASELIRDAGTGSGAAQRELARLEASGLIVARRIGNQKHYQANPASPLYSELRNIVLKTVGLAEPLRDALKPLAAAIRAAFVYGSVAKATDQSASDIDLMIVSDGLTYGDVFGALEKVTRAVGRKVNPTVYTASEFSKRARAGDAFMTRVLEQPKIWVIGSEDDLTLAA